Part of the Nodosilinea sp. PGN35 genome is shown below.
AGATTACCCTCGACCCCCAGCCCCAGCCGACGCCCGAGCCCACCCCGACCCCCACCCCCGGCACCAGCCCCGTGGAGTACAGCCAGAACCTCACCCTCGAACCCGGCGCAGACCGCACGGTGACCGGCAGCCTGCGCAGCAACGAAACCATCAACTACCGGCTCAACGCCTCCGCAGGTCAGGTGTTGCTGGCCCGGATGGCGGGCGAAGGGGTGCTGGTCACGGTGCTCAACCCCAATGGGCAGCCGGTCGATCGCGCGGCTCAGCGGGTGCTGAATTGGCAGGGCACGCTGCCCGCCGACGGTGAATATACCCTCCAGCTGCGACCCGTGCAGGGCCTAGAGCAGAGCGACTACGAGCTAGAGGTGAGCCTCAGCGCTCTGCCCGAGCCTGAACCCACCGTTGCCCCCCAGCCCGAACCCACCGTGGAGCCCCCGCCGGTTGAGCCCCCGCCTGACCCCACCCCCGACCCCAATGTGGTTGAGCAGCGGGTGCAGATTCCGCCGGGGCAAACCAGCGTACAGGTGTCGGGCCAGGTCAACCAAGACCGCCCCCGCCGCTACGTGGTCAATGCCCAGGAGGGCCAGGTGCTGGCTCTGGATCTGCCCAGCGTTAGCGGCCCGGTCACCCTCGATGTGCGCTTTCCCAATGGCGAGCTAATTCCTGACGCGTCGCGGGTGCTGTCGTGGCAGGGGCAGTTGCCCAGCAGCGGCAACTACATTGTCGATGTGTCGTCGCCCCGGCCCTCCAACTACGTCCTGCGGATATCGGCAAACTAGGGAGAGTAGAGGTCTACGGTCTACGGTTCAGGGGACAATCCTAGGCCTTATACCCTCGACCTGGCACCCCTACCCCCAACTCCAGTTTTTTTAAAGGGTATATGGTTTCTTTAAATGCATTGCTGGTGGCCGGCACCGACACCGAAGTGGGTAAAACCGTGGTGACTAGCGCTCTGGTGGCCTACGGGCGGCGGCATTGCCCCGACCAGGCTCCGGCGGTGCTAAAGCCCTTTCAGTCGGGGGTGGGCGATCGCGAGCTGTACCAGCGCCTGTTTTTCCCCGACGTCAGCCTGGAGGCGATTACCCCCCAGTACTTTGATGCGCCCCTGGCCCCACCCCTGGCTGCCGCCCTGGAGGGGCGTTCGGTAGATCTCCTGGCGGCCTGGCGTACCCTGGAGACCGCCACCCAGCGTCATCCCTGGGTGTTGGTGGAAGGGCTGGGAGGGCTGGGGTCACCGGTCACCTACGAACTCACCGTGGCGGATCTGGCGGCAGCCTGGCACCTGCCGGTGGTGCTGGTGGTGCCGGTGAGGCTGGGGGCGATCGCCCAGGCGATCGCCAACGTGGCCCTGGCCCGCCAGAACGCTATCGATCTACGGGGTATTGTGCTCAACTGTCCCCGGCCCTGCACCCCTGAGCAGATCGAGCAGTGGGCTCC
Proteins encoded:
- the bioD gene encoding dethiobiotin synthase — protein: MVSLNALLVAGTDTEVGKTVVTSALVAYGRRHCPDQAPAVLKPFQSGVGDRELYQRLFFPDVSLEAITPQYFDAPLAPPLAAALEGRSVDLLAAWRTLETATQRHPWVLVEGLGGLGSPVTYELTVADLAAAWHLPVVLVVPVRLGAIAQAIANVALARQNAIDLRGIVLNCPRPCTPEQIEQWAPAGLIASLAQTPVLGTLPYLSAPDSPLALAAAAAALDLEALFPAPTAPAKSR